In Sparus aurata chromosome 3, fSpaAur1.1, whole genome shotgun sequence, the following are encoded in one genomic region:
- the polr1h gene encoding DNA-directed RNA polymerase I subunit RPA12, whose translation MSCFGGDPNFCPECGNVLPLPGIQDTVRCPRCSFCIPVAEFSGQQIHSTIIFNPVEQSSVSLEDEEDSELKGPVIDRRCSRCNKEGMVYHTRQMRSADEGQTVFFTCTHCRYQEKEDS comes from the exons ATGTCGTGTTTTGGTGGTGATCCCAACTTCTGCCCAGAATGTGGGAACGTCCTTCCTCTCCCGGGAATTCAGGACACAGTGCGCTGCCCTCGCTGCTCCTTCTGCATCCCTGTGGCAG AGTTCTCAGGCCAGCAGATCCATTCTACAATTATTTTCAACCCGGTGGAGCAGTCGTCGGTGTCTCtagaggatgaggaggactcTGAACTGAAAGGACCTGTG ATTGACAGGCGCTGCTCTCGCTGCAATAAAGAGGGGATGGTGTACCACACCAGACAGATGAGGTCTGCAGATGAGGGACAGACTGTCTTCTTCACCTGTACACACTGCAG ATACCAAGAGAAGGAGGACTCCTGA